The Pukyongia salina genome segment GCTTTCACCAGGTAATCACTTACATAATGTACCATATCCTCCGGGCCACATAGAAATACCTCACTCGTATCCGGAATATCTATAAAGGTGGAGCAAAGGACCTTCATTCTATCATCATCAAATCTGCCATTGAAAAGGTCTATGTCCCTTCTCTCTTTTGTAAGAAAATAATATATTTCCAGGCGGCCGAAATAGGTATTCCGAAGCTGTTCCAATTCTTCCTTAAAGATAATGGATTTGGCTGTCTTATTAACATAAAACAACTTACAGGTTGCATGCGGCTCGGCAGCGAGATGGGTCTTGATCATCGATATGATAGGAGTGATCCCACTACCTGCCGAAAAGAACAGGTAATTCTTCGGTTTTGTAGGATTGAGATCCACGCCAAATGTACCGCTAGGAGGCATCACCTGGATAGTATCACCGGTTTTTAATTCTGAATTTACATAGGTAGAGAATTTCCCGCCGGGTATCTGCTTTACCGCCACACTCCACTTATCCTCCATCGGACTTGAACACAAACTATACGATCTTCGTATATCTTCTCCGTCTATATCGGCTTTCAAGGTTAAATGCTGTCCCTGGTGATATGAAAAGGCTTCCTTTATATCTTCAGGGACATCAAAACTAATAACAGAGCAATCGTCTGTCTCCTTGTAAATATTCTTTATCCTTAATGTATGAAATATGGCCACATCTCTTATTTTTCGGCTAACAAAACTAACGTTTGTTAGTTACATATGCAAGTTAATAATTTGCTAAACAATTCCTTCCAGCAATACTGCTACCATGTCTTTTTTCAGGACATTCACGTCCAGTTTGCCTCTTTTCTGATACCACAGGTAGAGGGTGCGTAGCGTAGACAGTATTGAGAACAATATAACTTCAGGATGTCGGGGTTTAAGATCTCCTTCTTCAATGCCTTGTTTTATGATCTTTCTGAAATTATCTTCGTAATCCTCGCGCATCCGAACAAAATTGGACAAATCCTCATTTTCAAGATGCATCCAGTCGTTATTTAGAGCTGCAAGTGCTTCCGAATGATTTACCGTGATGTCTATATGCATCTCTATCACTTCTTTGATCTTATCTAGAGGTGTTCCTCCGGAGTCTATCACCGCCTGCATCCCCGAGGTAAATTTTCTCGCGAGATATAAGATGAGTGTTGATAGAATTTCCTGCTTACCGGAAATATGATTGTATAGGCTCGCAGCTTTTATTCCCATTTCCTGGGCGATGTCGCGCATGGAAACAGCATTATACCCTTTTTCCTTAAAAAGTGAAGATGCGACGGCTACGATTTCTTCCTTACGGGTTGCTGTGTTCATTTACATTGCAAGATAACGAAATCGCGTTTAAAAGTCTAAGGCTTTTGGAAAGCTCCGATGGCTGTAGTACTTTTGAAAGCTTATGGAAGAACGCTACGAAAGTAACGAGTTGATAGAGCGCTTACCACCTCATCTGAAGCAATTTATCAAACCGCAAAATTATGAGGATTATACGGCTGTCGATCAGGCCGTGTGGCGCTATGTAATGCGAAAAAATGTGGATTATCTCAGCCAGGTAGCACATGAGAGCTATCTGGACGGATTAAGAAAGACCGGGATCTCTATAGACAGCATACCTTCCATGTACGGGATGAACCGTATCCTAAAGGAAATTGGCTGGGCGGCCGTGGCTGTTGATGGTTTTATCCCTCCGAATGCTTTTATGGAATTCCAGGCTTATAAGATCCTGGTAATTGCCAGTGACATACGCCAGCTTGAAAACATCGAATATACTCCTGCCCCAGACATCATTCATGAAGGTGCCGGACATGCCCCAATTATAGCAAGCCCGGATTATGCCGAGTATCTAAGGCGTTTCGGAGAGATAGGCGCCAAGGCGATCACCAGTGCACATGATAACGAAATGTACGAAGCAGTACGAGAACTCTCTATTCTCAAAGAAGCTCATAATTCTTCCGTGGAAGACCTGGAGGACAAGATCAGGGCAGCTGAACAAAAAGTGGATGCGCTTCAGCAGAAAAAAGTAGAACCATCCGAAATGGCACTCATCCGTAATCTACACTGGTGGACGGTAGAATACGGTCTTGTTGGCACTGTTGATAACCCAAAGATCTACGGAGCCGGACTGTTGTCGTCCATAGGTGAAAGCGCATGGTGCATGAAACCGGAAGTGAAGAAACTGCCGTACACTATAGATGCGGCCTACCAGGAATTCGACATTACAAAACCGCAACCCCAACTATACGTCACACCGGATTTTGCTTACCTGCAGGAAGTACTTGAGGAGTTTGCAAATACCATGGCTGTGCGAAAAGGTGGCTGGCGGGGCTTAAAAAAACTTATTGGCAGCAAACAACTGGGCACTATAGAATTAAGTACTGGCTTACAAGTAAGTGGAGTGTTTACCCGAATGATCCAAAATGAGGATAATGAAGTTGTCTATTTTGAAACAGAGGGTGAAACGGCTCTTGCATACCGGGAGAAGGAGGTGATCGGACATGGTATTAGCCGTCACAAGAATGGATTCCGTTCACCCTTGGGGAAGTTGAAAGGAATTAACTTATCGATCGAGAATATGGGCCCCAGAGATCTTCAGGCGTATAATTTCTACGATGGAAAACCCATTTCCTTCGAATTTGAAAGTGGAATTACCGTAGATGGCCTCAATGTTACAGGTATGCGAAACCTCAGCGGCAAATTAATGCTTATCCAATTTACCGATTGTACGGTACGTTACCGGGAAGAGATCCTATTTTCTCCCGAAATGGGCGATTTCGATATGGCGGTAGGAAAAGAGATCGTTTCGGCTTTCGCGGGCGCGGCAGATTATCGCTCCTACGATGTACTATCTCATACACTAAGTGGCACCGAAACGGTTCGTGTGTCCCTTTCAGAAGCGGAAAAAAAACGCAACCAGCTTTATCAAAAAGTTCGGGAACAGAGAGAGAGCAATGCGATAGACTTACCAGCACTTACTTCAATCTTTAAAATTTTATCGCAGGAATTCCCGGAAGACTGGCTGTTAAGTCTCGAAATTCTGGATCTCACACGAGGCAAAGACGATTCGTTTTCAGAAAAAATAATAGAACACCTAACCACTGTAAAAAAGAATAGGCCTGAAGTAGCTCATCTTATAGACAATGGCCTTTCTTTAATCAATAAATAATTATGGGACTTTTAGATTTTCTCTTCGGAAATAAAACAAAGAAAATTGAGGAATTCATTGAAAAGGATGCGGTCATCCTGGATGTACGAACCAAAGCCGAATACGATGGAGGAGCCATCCCGGGATCGAAGAATATACCCTTGCAACAGCTATCGGTACAACTTTCAGAAATAAAAAAATGGAAAAAACCTGTAATCACCTGCTGCGCCAGTGGGATGCGATCGGGAAGCGCCGCCACTATCCTTCGAAACAATGATATAGAAGCTGTAAACGGTGGCGGATGGGCCAGCCTTCAGAAAAAACTCTAAGAATCTTTCTCCTTCTCTTTTTCTTTCTTCTTTCGGGCGCGTTTTGGTTCCAGTACAAATACATAATAAAACAAAGCCACACAAAAGATACCCATTGCTAAATACCCCAATAATCGACCTTGTGCTTCGGCCTGGGATTGTACGGTAAGTAAGGCGAGAGAATTCATATTAATATTTAGGTTTTTTTATGAACGGCCTACAAGTCATACTTCACCACCAGCATCAATATTCTCGGCAAAACGTAATATTGAGAAGTGGTGTTGAACTGCTCATTAAAGCTGTCGTTGTTCGTGAATTCGGTGTCTAATATATTGGTCGCCTGAATTGAGAATTCCCACGGACTTTCCCCCTCCTGATAATACAAATTGGCATTGAAGAACGAATAGGTGTTGTCTACCGTGTTCTCTTCGTTAGAATAGTTATAATAGTCCCACTCTGCATTGAATGAAAAGTGTTTCAGGAAACGGAGATCCATATTTGCGTAGGGCCTTTGGGTATAAAAGGTCTGTTCCAGGCCACCGTTATCATAACGGTTTACAGTGAGCCTGTATCCCACTTCGAAATTAGGCCACTCTCTGAAATTAGAGCGAATACTACCTCTATATCCCTGCGTAAGGCTTTCGCTTTCTGTAATGATATCGTTAATAAGGTTGTTCGACTTGCTTAGGGTTACATTAGCGTTTAAGTTGAACTGGATCTTTTTTATGGTTTTACTGAATCGTGCAGCAGCCGAGAATGTCTCGTCCGGGAAATTACTATCAATATTAAACAGGCTTCCCACTCGGTTAATCCCAATAACCTCCGAATTGTTCTTGAAACCTTCAATTCGGCGTGTATAATTGAGAGATCCGCTAATGTTGGTATAATTGAATAAATTGAAACTAAAATAGTTGAGGCTATATTGATGTGAAAGGGCATTCTCAAGGTTTCTGTTACCCCTGAACATACTGTTGTAATTATTAAACACAAATGCCTCGGCATAGTTATTTATATCGGTATACTCTGCAGAGATCGAGTAGTTAAACCTGAGGCTTTCACTTTTTTTAATATTCCAGATCGCGTTAAAATCGGGTAGCACCATCCAGTCATTCTGGGTAACCGTTGTTCCCAGTTGTTCGTTCTTCAGGTTATAATTATGAAGCGTTAATCCCGGAGTGAAGATAAACTCGCCTGTTTTCACTTTGTAATGCAAACCAAGGAATGCATCGGTAAATCCGTAGGTAACATCGTTAACCAGGGGTAGATTTTCTCCGTCTATTTCGGGAGTCTCTGTGAAATTAAGCATACCTCCGCCATTGAGAAGCTGAAATATATTCGAATCGAATTGCTGGTTACTGTAAGTGGCACCCAGGGTGAAATTTATGTTACTGGTATTATTCAGCACATAGTAATAATCGATCTTCGCGTCCAGTTTGTTGGTTTTTATATTTTTCTGCTGATTTATATTGTAGCGGTTCTGGGTAGAATCCACAGGAATAATTCCACTAAAAGGGAGCAGATCTGTTATGGCATTGTAAAAAGGGTCCTCATCCTGCCACAGGTGTTGTAACTGCCCCGCAAAAATGTTATTGTCGTCCAGCGTATAATACGCATTCACATTTTGATTGATAGAATAGGGTTTATTCTCTTTGGCCTCCTCAATATTATTGGTAGAATCGACAAACTGTGAGAGTGTGTTATCGTCTTCAGTTTGTTTGGATATTTTAAATATCGCGTCATAATCCAGCTGGAAATCGGTATTAGGCTTATACACACTACTTAATTTCATCATGGCCAACTGGCTCCTCTGATCGTTCACACTAGCCGTGGTTTCGGTAACGCCCGAGGCTATATACTGTCTTATGGAATTATTTACAATATTGGTTCGGTTATCAGATAGTATAGCAAAACCACTAAGATCAAGCTTGCTGTTCGCCCTCCAGCTAAAATTTCCTGCCAGGAACTTGGTCTCTATTTCATTGGCCCTGTTATTTTGTGCTACGGCAAATCCCAGGTCGCTTTGGCTGATATTAAAATTGGTCCCGCCTCCGCGATTAAAATTTCTAAAGCCCCCGGTAAAGTTGAAATAATCTCTCCAGGAAAAGGGCACTTCACCTATGTCGTTGAAATCGGTAATCAGGTTGATGCTGTACTCCGGACTGTAATAGAATAACTTCGGGTGTACAAGGTATTTTGCATTATCATCGCTGTCTATACCCGCTCCGGCAGTTACTTCTCCAAACCAGAAATTCTTTTTTCCTTCCTTTAGTTTAATATTAATGGCCACATTGTCCTGATCGTTGCCAAGGCCTCTCATCTGGTCCACTTCATTATAATTACGCAGCACCTCAACTTTATCTACCGCGTCTGCCGGGATGTTTTTAGTTGCCAATTTAGAATCCCCATCGAAAAAATCCTTTCCTTCCACCATTACTTTGGTAACGGCCTTTCCTTCAACTTCTATCTCCCCATCATCATTAACCTCAACTCCCGGAAGTTTTTTCATCACATCTCCCAATTTTCGTTCATCACCACTGGTAAACGAATCGGCATTATAAACAATAGTATCCCCTTTTACGGTTACGGGCATTTCGTAAACGATCTCTACCCCGTCTAATTCGGTAGATATTGATTTCAGCACGAAATCTATTTTCATATTTTCGGCATCCTCGGGAACGGTAAGAGATCTGGTTACGGTTTCAAAGCCCAGAAAACTGGCTCGAAGGGTATAGGTTTCCCCTTTTGGTAGATCGAGTTGGTATAAGCCGTCTTCGTTTGTGATTCCGTAAGACTCGATATCTCCGCTTGCCTCTATCGTGGCGATCACATTTGCAAATTCAAGGGGCTCACTCAAGGTGTCCTGGATGACTCCACGAACTTTTATACTTTGAGCACTAAGAGAAGTGGCGAACAGTAATACTGCCGCAATAAGTAGTTTTTTCATCTATATTGGTTGTAG includes the following:
- a CDS encoding 2Fe-2S iron-sulfur cluster-binding protein, with the protein product MAIFHTLRIKNIYKETDDCSVISFDVPEDIKEAFSYHQGQHLTLKADIDGEDIRRSYSLCSSPMEDKWSVAVKQIPGGKFSTYVNSELKTGDTIQVMPPSGTFGVDLNPTKPKNYLFFSAGSGITPIISMIKTHLAAEPHATCKLFYVNKTAKSIIFKEELEQLRNTYFGRLEIYYFLTKERRDIDLFNGRFDDDRMKVLCSTFIDIPDTSEVFLCGPEDMVHYVSDYLVKAGLPKEMIHFELFVTGLSEEDKMRAERLAQQNVEGVELTIIDGGKEFHFTMTKDYDNILDAALGAGADLPFACKGGVCSTCKCKVIDGEVEMKVNYALEEDELAQDYVLSCQSVPITDKVKVDFDV
- a CDS encoding TetR/AcrR family transcriptional regulator → MNTATRKEEIVAVASSLFKEKGYNAVSMRDIAQEMGIKAASLYNHISGKQEILSTLILYLARKFTSGMQAVIDSGGTPLDKIKEVIEMHIDITVNHSEALAALNNDWMHLENEDLSNFVRMREDYEDNFRKIIKQGIEEGDLKPRHPEVILFSILSTLRTLYLWYQKRGKLDVNVLKKDMVAVLLEGIV
- a CDS encoding aromatic amino acid hydroxylase — protein: MEERYESNELIERLPPHLKQFIKPQNYEDYTAVDQAVWRYVMRKNVDYLSQVAHESYLDGLRKTGISIDSIPSMYGMNRILKEIGWAAVAVDGFIPPNAFMEFQAYKILVIASDIRQLENIEYTPAPDIIHEGAGHAPIIASPDYAEYLRRFGEIGAKAITSAHDNEMYEAVRELSILKEAHNSSVEDLEDKIRAAEQKVDALQQKKVEPSEMALIRNLHWWTVEYGLVGTVDNPKIYGAGLLSSIGESAWCMKPEVKKLPYTIDAAYQEFDITKPQPQLYVTPDFAYLQEVLEEFANTMAVRKGGWRGLKKLIGSKQLGTIELSTGLQVSGVFTRMIQNEDNEVVYFETEGETALAYREKEVIGHGISRHKNGFRSPLGKLKGINLSIENMGPRDLQAYNFYDGKPISFEFESGITVDGLNVTGMRNLSGKLMLIQFTDCTVRYREEILFSPEMGDFDMAVGKEIVSAFAGAADYRSYDVLSHTLSGTETVRVSLSEAEKKRNQLYQKVREQRESNAIDLPALTSIFKILSQEFPEDWLLSLEILDLTRGKDDSFSEKIIEHLTTVKKNRPEVAHLIDNGLSLINK
- a CDS encoding rhodanese-like domain-containing protein translates to MGLLDFLFGNKTKKIEEFIEKDAVILDVRTKAEYDGGAIPGSKNIPLQQLSVQLSEIKKWKKPVITCCASGMRSGSAATILRNNDIEAVNGGGWASLQKKL
- a CDS encoding TonB-dependent receptor, whose translation is MKKLLIAAVLLFATSLSAQSIKVRGVIQDTLSEPLEFANVIATIEASGDIESYGITNEDGLYQLDLPKGETYTLRASFLGFETVTRSLTVPEDAENMKIDFVLKSISTELDGVEIVYEMPVTVKGDTIVYNADSFTSGDERKLGDVMKKLPGVEVNDDGEIEVEGKAVTKVMVEGKDFFDGDSKLATKNIPADAVDKVEVLRNYNEVDQMRGLGNDQDNVAINIKLKEGKKNFWFGEVTAGAGIDSDDNAKYLVHPKLFYYSPEYSINLITDFNDIGEVPFSWRDYFNFTGGFRNFNRGGGTNFNISQSDLGFAVAQNNRANEIETKFLAGNFSWRANSKLDLSGFAILSDNRTNIVNNSIRQYIASGVTETTASVNDQRSQLAMMKLSSVYKPNTDFQLDYDAIFKISKQTEDDNTLSQFVDSTNNIEEAKENKPYSINQNVNAYYTLDDNNIFAGQLQHLWQDEDPFYNAITDLLPFSGIIPVDSTQNRYNINQQKNIKTNKLDAKIDYYYVLNNTSNINFTLGATYSNQQFDSNIFQLLNGGGMLNFTETPEIDGENLPLVNDVTYGFTDAFLGLHYKVKTGEFIFTPGLTLHNYNLKNEQLGTTVTQNDWMVLPDFNAIWNIKKSESLRFNYSISAEYTDINNYAEAFVFNNYNSMFRGNRNLENALSHQYSLNYFSFNLFNYTNISGSLNYTRRIEGFKNNSEVIGINRVGSLFNIDSNFPDETFSAAARFSKTIKKIQFNLNANVTLSKSNNLINDIITESESLTQGYRGSIRSNFREWPNFEVGYRLTVNRYDNGGLEQTFYTQRPYANMDLRFLKHFSFNAEWDYYNYSNEENTVDNTYSFFNANLYYQEGESPWEFSIQATNILDTEFTNNDSFNEQFNTTSQYYVLPRILMLVVKYDL